From Deltaproteobacteria bacterium:
CTTTGTTTCCCAACCTCTCGCGGTTAGTTGAATAAAGTCGTCGCCACGGCTAAGATAACCGTATTCGATCAAATAGGTCACCGCTTCGCCGCTTGCTCGTAGCAAAACCAAAAGACTATCGTCCAAATGCCAGTCGTAAAGACTATTGGGTAATGCGTAGCGGCGTTCATGATCGACGCGAATTTCGTAGAGCCGACCATCAACGTGGTCGTGAAGTGCCGCGCACAAGACGCGACACCTCTCACGTACCACATCTTCGTCGCCCGAAAGCAATTCCTCCACCGGTCTCGATGCGATGGTCGGCGCTGGTTGATGGGTCGGGGGTTCTTCAAATGGACTACCTCCAATCCTCGGTTTCACAATTGCGGGCTTTCCGAGAACTTCACGCATAAGCTCATCGAGTTTCGTGGTGTAATCAGAATCCTCAGAGAAGTCGATATACCTCCTCGATCCAAGCCTTTGGGGCAGATCGCTGTCTGGATTGTCCCGGATGATAGGTAGAAATTTTTTGGTATCGGTCGAGTTGGAGAGTACAGCGGAAATCATCATGTCTTCATACCCGACGCCGCTGCTCCTGCTGTTCGACTTCGCCACGTAGTCCTTGGTGCAGACAAGAATCACCCTGTTGGATGACGAGATCCCGTCGCTCATGAACGCCACGATGTCTTGTCCGGGGGCAAGATCCCATTGGTCCAGAATCGGATCGATTCCTGCTTTGCAGAGATGTTCTGCGAGGCCACGGACCCACTCCTTATGTCGCACGGAATCATGTGAATAAGACATAAAGACCTTTGGGGGTGTTCTGTTTCGCACGGGTCACCTCTTCCATTGGATTATAAGCCGTCGGGGGACGCCCAGAACATCTTGGCGCGAAAAACGGGTTTCATCGTTTGGGCGCGCCAGAGGAGCAGGCGTTTCAGTCTCAACGACTCGGCCTGCTTGCAGCAGCTGCCGATGTTTGCTCCAGTTCGGCCCACTCCTCGTGGCCAGTGATCTTCAGCGCAGTCTTGACCTGTGGCAACAAGATCTTCGTCCAGAAACCTGGTGATCTCCGCGGCCGTCAGGTTTCATTCGCCCCGTTCAGCGGTGGTCCCCTTCACGGGCATCCGATTCTTACCCTCGACAGTGAAGATAGTTTCGACCGTCCCTCCAATGCCGATTATCTAGCGTATCCGCCAAATTCCTTCAAACAACAGGGATACACATCTTCCGGACCGGATATCGATTTGACCCGGGCTTCGAATTGTCTTAGTCAACGTCGTACGCACGGAAGGGACACGCTGGAATGTGGTTTCGGTGAGAAAGCGGGAGGAAGAAGATGTTGATAAGAGCGTACGGTTTGCACTGGAAGAGAGATGATGTGTTCTGGGGCAAACAAAAGAACCCTGGTCGTCTTCTCGGGAAAGCCCAAAAGAGAAAGGCTGACGTTGATTTTCGCGATCAAAGAGGAATTTACGCCTTATACGACGATCGATACAATTTAGTCTACGTAGGACAGGCTGGAAAGGCCACCCGTGAGACACCGAAACCAAAAATGCTCTTCGATCGATTGAAGGATCATCGTTCCGATAACTTGGCGGAACGCTGGACAATATTCAGTTGGTTTGGAACCAGAGGCGTCCAAGATGATAATTCCTTATCACCCCTACGGGACGAAATTGGATCAAATCCTCAAACCGTTCTAGATCACATGGAGGGATTGATTCTTGCAACCGCAGACCCTCCGAAGAACTTGCGCGGACCTAATTTCGGGGGTGCCGTTAGGTATGAACAGACTCGGGATCAAAAACTCCCGCCAACTTGGGAGGAGAAATTTGAGGAGTTTTTTTCAAGGATGGTCCAGGAGATTGCACCGGTTGCCAAGTGAAGTGTGCTTAGACTCGTGGTGTGGTGTGCTACACGCCCGTATTACGGAAAGAACACGCCTTTCCCATGGCATGAGGGTGTTGCAGGGGCTCGAACTGCGCACTTGGACGCAGACATGGCGCGACAGGCAGTCAACTGCGTCGGGTGTGAGAGAATACCGGCTCCGCCGTAGAGACGGAGGCGCATTGCGAGACATCGGCGATAGGGGACAAAAGGCGCGCAATATCAAAGGCTTAGCCCGAGCGGCGCTTGAGCGGGATGAACAGGTCGGAGCATACAGGACCGACGCCGTGGATCGCGGGCGGTTTCAGGGCGTCCATTCAAGGAAGCAGCCGGGGCGGCGCGAGCGCGGGTCTGGCGGCGAAGATTCCCGGGAGAACCCGGCGATTCCCTGGGGAACCGGGGCGGTTCTCTTGAATCCCGCCGTGTGCCGAGAGCATAGACGCACTACAATCCGCATACAGCAGGCTTACAATCCACTTACGGCAGCTCGGACCGGGCCATGGTCGTCGGCGGCCTGGCTATTCGGGTCGATGCCCGTGCGGAGCGCGGTGACGGCGGCGGTATGCGTCGGCGTCGTGACGAGGATCTCTGACCGTGTGCGAGCCGGGGCGTCGGCATGAAACACCTCGACACTTGGTCAGCAGACGGAGCCCTGCCCGGCGGGCCCGATGGTCGCCGCCGCAACAATGCCGTGCATCTCTGCCGTCACCAAGTTGACCGTGCGGCGGTTCCGCTGCCTCCGACCTACTCCGCCATGCGCTTGAGCGCCATCGATTCGGACAGCGCGTTCAACAGTTTGGCTGGCGTAACCGTCACGGTCGAATCAGTGCTGGCGGAGCGACACGCGGGAGCAACACTCGTGCGGCCGGCACTGCCGGCCGTGGCGCATCGGTCGGCGGCAGGGCCCGCGGCACTTGTTCCCGCGCCACTGACGCGGTTGGCGCAGAGATGCCGGACAGGACCGAAGCCGTCCGTGCGCGGCGCGGTGACGGCAATGTCCGACAGCATGCCCGGCACGAGCCGGCCGGTCCCGTCAGGGTTGAGGCGCAGGGCGCTGCCGGAAACGACGCGGGTGCCGGTGACACGCGGGCCGATGGAAGCGAGGGCGATCACGGACACCGCGGGGCCGCGCTATCAGCCGCCTCCTCCGGGCAGCACGACCGTGGCCCTCAATCCGCCTCCGGCGCGGTTCTCCAGCCGGATATCCCCGCCGTGGCCGCGGATGATGGTCCGGGCGATGGCAAGGCCCAGGCCCGCGCCGCCGGTGTCGCGGCTCCGCGACTCGTCGAGCCGCACGAAGGGCTCGAACACCCGCTCCAGATCGGCTCCGGGATGCCGGGCCCTTCGTCCTCGATGACCACGCGTACGCGCGTCCACCGTCGTCCGCGAGACGCGCCGTTGCGCGGACGCCGTGGGCGCCCGCGTTCTCCAGCAGGTTGCGGAAGGCGCGGCGCAACGCCACCGGCCGGCACGCCACCAGCACCCGGCCGGAGTCGGGGGCCGCGAGTTCGTGGCCGAGATCCGCAAGGTCGGCAGCGACGCTGTCGACCAGCGCATGGAGATCGACCGTGCGTGTCCCTTCCCGCCGCATGTCCTCGCGGATGAACGCCAGGGTGTCCTCCGCCATGCGCTGCATCTCGTCCAGCACCGCGAGGATCTTCGTCCTCGTGTCCTCGTCCTCGACGAACTCGGCCTGGATGCGCAGGCTCGTGATCGGTGTCCGCAGATCGTGCGATATCGCCGCCAGCATGGCCGTGCGGTCACGCACGTAGCGGTCGAGCCGCCCGCGCATGAGGTTGAAGGCCCTCACGGTGCCGCGGATTTCCAGGGGGCCGGACTCCGGCAGGTCACCCACCTCCTCGCCCCTGCCGAGCCGACCGGCGGCCGCCGCGAGGCTCCGCATGGGTTTCGAGATGCGGCTTCCCGTGAGGACCGCCACGCCCGCCACGCCGAGGACCGACAACAGGAACGAGAGCAGGAACGTCCGGCCCCAGGGCGGCGCGCCCGGCAACGGTCCCACGGCGACGTTCAGCCAGCGCCCGTCCCCATGGTCACGGACGCCGCGAACCAGTGCTCCCGCCAGTCCTCGTGACCGTGATCGTGGTCGTCGCCGTCCCGGATCCAAAACCCGCCCGGCGTGTCGTCGTGCGGCGGCGCCACCCTGACCCGCTCCTGTCCGACATCGAGCGCCACGGAAAGACCGCGGGCGATGAAGGCGGCCCGTTCTCCGGTTCCCGTCCCGCCCACCAGGGGTTCCCGGGTGAGTGTGAACCGCGCCTGGTCGGTGCTCGCCGCGTCCAGGATGGCGTTGTGAAGCGCGGGCGGCGTGTCCCGGAGGAGCCGCGCCACGGTGCCGGCGCGCGCAATGACGTTGTCCCGGTGGGCGTGGCGCACGGCTTCGCTGCGCTCGACGGCGAAAAGAGCCATCGCGATGCCCTGCGCGATGCCGAGAGCGAGCAGCAGCAACAGCGCGAGTTGGCCGGCGAGGCTTCCCGGGATCAACCTCATTCCCGCTCCACCTTGCCCGCGAACCGGTAGCCGCTGCCCCAGACCGTGGCGATGAGCTTCGGATTCGCCGGGTCCCGCTCCAGCTTCCGGCGCAGGCGGCTCACCTTGTTGTCAACCGCGCGGTCGAACGGCGCCGCGCCCCGGCCCCGCGTCAGGTCGAGAAGCTGATCCCGGGAAAGCACCATCCCCGGACGCTCCAGCAACGCCGTCAGCAGCCGGAACTCGCCCGTCGACAGCGGCGTCACCACGCCCGCCTCGTCCACTAGCTCCCGCCCGCCCGGGTCCAGCGACCAGCGGTCGAACCTGTATGTCTCCGCCGAACGTGGCTCGCGGCCCGGCGGCAGGCTTTGCGTGCGCCGGAGCACCGCCTTGATGCGGGCCAGCAGCTCCCGGAGATTGAACGGCTTGGTGACGTAATCGTCGGCCCCGACCTCCAGGCTCACGATCCTGTCCGTGTCCTCCGCCATCGCGGTCAGCAGGATGACCGGAATCCGGGTCGTTGCCCGCAGGCGCCGGCAGAGCTCGAGGCCGTCCTCGCCCGGCATCATAATGTCGAGCACCACCAGATCCACGGCCGCCGCCTGGAGCGCACGCCGCGCGGCGGCGCTAGAGCCCGCGGCGGTGACGCGCACGGCGTGCTCTTCGAGATACCGCGCCCGCGGCTCACGGATGTCCCGGTGGTCATCGACCACGAGAACGTGCGCCGTCGATGCCGACCGGGACGGGAGACTCTCGCAGGCGGAGATCGCCAAGGCGCGCGAGGACCGCGGCGCCGCCCTCGCCGCCCACGATGCCGATGGCGACGGCAAGCTCGGCCTCGAGGAGTTCGCTCGCCTGTGGAGCGAGACCACGCGCCCGCTCACCGTGCGCGCCTTTCAGAGGCTCGACGCCGACGGCGACGCGGCCGTCTCGCGTTCCGAGTACGAACGGCCGCTCGCCGGCATCGCCGAACGGCGTGACAGGCGGGACCATCGCCATGACCGGCACCACCACGACGACTAGGCGCGTCTGAAGTCCCGGGATCGGGCAGGTTCGACAGGGCCTGCCCGGTCCGTTCTGTTCCGGTCGGCCGCCGTTCGGCAGCAAAACAGGCCGGGCGTGGAGACGGACACTCCCCGGCGCCTTGAGTAGACGAGGCTCGGAAACTCCAGGTCGCAAGGGTGCCAGCGGCCCCGGCGACTTTCGCCGTGCCGCCCGCTCGCAACGCGTTCTCGCCGATGGGACCTCATTGCGCCGAGAGCCTCGGCGGGGGCGGATTGGAACCACGCCACTGCACCCCTCCAGCTCCGCCAGCCTTCCCATGTCATGGAGCGTGTCGGTGAGCCCGGGCCAGCGTGTGCGAGTCCGTTAGGGCGGGGAGCGGAGACGCTCCCATCGAGAGAAACCTTGACAACCCGCCACCGGGTATCCTACAAGCGGTACTGGAACCCTCAGCAACGGTAGCCCGTGAGTCGGGCCACCTGCTGAATACAACAGCTTTCACGTGCCCGGCGCGGGGTAGCTCCCCAAGCCTAAGCGAATAGGCAGGACTTCCACACCTACCGTTGTGTGAGGGTTCCAATGGCCCGGCAATCCCGCCGGACCATGGCCCTTCACGAAAGGGAGGTGTGCCATGTCAAAGGTACCAAATTTCCACCTAATCAATGCCTGCTGGATCGTTGGACTTGCCTTGCTCCTGACGGCGTGCAGCAGCAACAGCGGTATCAAACGCGAACGCGACGCTGCCCAGGAGGCGTTGAAGGCTTCCGAAGCCGCCAAGATGAAGGCCGAGGCCGACCTGAAGGCTGCTCAGGACGAATTAACCAAGGCGCGGCAGGCGCTGGCTGCCGCCAAAATGAAAGCGGAAACGGACACCCAGGCTGCTCAGGACGAATTGACCAAGGCGCAGCAGGCGCTGGCTGCCGCCAAAATGAAAGCGGAAACGGACGCCCAGGCTGCTCAGGACGAATTGGCCAAGGCGCAGCAGGCGCTGGCTGCCGCCAAAGTGAAAGCTGACACCGACGCCGCGACCGCCGGAGAAGAACTGCGGCAAGCAATGCAGGACCTGGAGGACGCAAAGGCCAAGTTGGCGGAAGCCTTGGCCATGATTCCACAGGGTAGCGGCTTCACAAGCCGGCTTGTCATGGACCTCAACAACCATGAGGCCGAAGTCAAGGACGAGATAGCGGACAGAGTGGCCTCGGCCGCCACAAGAGACGTCGTTTCCAGTACAGAATCAGAGTACGGGGAATACGCCTCGAACACCGGTGTTACCCTATCCACGCTAAACTCAAGCGAACAGACACGCTCCAACGTGGTGCTCAGCGCGCGGTACGTGGGCGAGGACTTGGTGTTCGAGCATGTCAGGGGCGCAAGAGAACCCACCTTTAACACAGCAGAGGACCCGGCGGCCGGGGGCTACAACCTGGCGATCTCACCGGATTCAGGATTCCCATGGAAGGGAGCCGAGTACTACATTCCGGTCACCAGCAGTGCGCGACGTTGGCGCCATGTTTTCTTCTCGGACATTGAAGGCAACGACGACGCGGACTACCTGGCTTTGGGGTATTGGGTCTCGGTAAGGAACGTGGACGACCCCGAGGACCAGCGCAGTCCTTTCGTTGGTGCCGCCGCAAGCGGTAACGATCCCTACGAGGTCGGGAACGTTGGCTCCCTACAGGGACAAGCAACCTACACGGGTGACGCGGCCGGCATGTATGCAAAGGCCGGGACAGAGCCGCGTTTACAGGATTTCACGGCGGACGTTCAGTTGACTGCGGACTTCGACGACAACGAAATCTATGGGGCGGTGTCGAACGCGAGAGACGTAGCTACCGGAGCACAGGTGTTCGAGGGGCTTGCGTTGCAGGCTGCTGATCTGCAAACCGAGGGTGCCGCCTTTTTCCGTGGCTATACGAAAAGCGTCATAAGCGGCCAGTATGCGTCTGGAGATTGGGGCGGTCAGTTTTACGGCAATTCGTCCGATCAGCCACCAAGTTCCGTCGCAGGCACGTTCGGCGCCAGGACGCAGGACCGGAGCGAATCCCTGTTTGGGGTTTTCGGCGCGCACAGGCAGTAGTAAGTGTATCCGCAGGGAATTGGGCCGCGAACACCCGGAGGCAAGTACACTATTGAAGCAGATCGAGACGCTGAGGGAGATGAACGTCTGATGAACGTCTGGCTGTGGCCCGAGGTCAATAGGTTGTAGGTCTGAACTTAGGTGTGATGCAGTGGGGCGGCTGGTGCGTGCCGGTCGCCCTTTTTGCCCAACCAGAAAGGAGACTACCAACCATGGCAAGGAAGCCTCTACTGATCGCCGAAGGAGACTCCTGGTTCGCTATCCCGCCTTTCGAGCTCGTCGTTCCTCGCGATATCGTCGGTCATCTCAGGCGGCTTGGCTATCAGGTGAAATCCGTGGCCGATCCTGGTCACACGCTGGAGCAAATGGTGAACGACACCGACGGACTCAAGAAGAAGATCGAAGAGAACGAGAAACCGAAGGCCATCCTCCTATCGGGAGGTGGCGATGACGTGTTCGCGTACTTGCCGAAGATCTTGAATCATGCCAGATATGCGAAACCCATCATCGATAAGAATGAGGCAGAGAAGTTTGTTGGATGCCTAGAACAGGACTACGTGCAGTGGTTACGCTTCATCACCGCTACGTGTAAAAGCAGGCACGAAGCCGAGGTTCCCATCCTGATCCACGGCTATGGGTACGCAGTGCCAGCCAATCGTCCTATGTGGGGGGTGTGGCGGGGCACTTGGCTCTACCCGAGGTTCAGGGAAAAGGGTCACATGGATCTCCAGAAAAATACGGATGCCATCGCCTCCCTCGTAAATTGGTTCAATGAGATGCTCCACAACCTCCCTAAGAAACATGGACTGAACCATGTCAAATACGTCGACCTACGGCAGTGCCTGAGCAGAGACATTCAATGCACTTACCACCGCGACCACCACAACTACGGCGACGACGAGGGTTGTTCCGCAAAGTTCGAGTTGGACTGGAACGATGAGATCCACCCGACATCTGAGGGATTCGGAAAGATTGCCGAGGAGTTCCGGGATGAGATTCAGAACCTCCCGTAAGAGTGATTCCCCATCCAGGAAGGAGAGGTGAATGAGTAACGGGATCGGAGATCAAGTAAAGGCTTTGGCTCGCGAAGAGTTCGGGCGCGAGATAGCGATGGATGCCGACCTCATTGACGATGGGTAGACGCAGCCAGGCTCAAGGCGTTCATCGCCAAGGTTGCGCAGCAATTCGACGTTACGATACCCCCGGACCAGAACCTGCCAACGTTACAAAGCATCAGCGCCTACGTGGAGGCAACAACTGAGGCTGAGCAAAAGAAGAAGGAAGAAGAGGAAGCGAATCGCCAGGATCCTATTGTTGCACGTCTTATAGCATAGAAGGAACGAAAGCGAGAGACCCTTCGTAGTATGGTCCGAATCGTGGTCACATTTGCAGCGGCTGTATTTCTCTTCGGTGGTGGAGCCGCCCTGGCATTCT
This genomic window contains:
- a CDS encoding HAMP domain-containing protein: MGPLPGAPPWGRTFLLSFLLSVLGVAGVAVLTGSRISKPMRSLAAAAGRLGRGEEVGDLPESGPLEIRGTVRAFNLMRGRLDRYVRDRTAMLAAISHDLRTPITSLRIQAEFVEDEDTRTKILAVLDEMQRMAEDTLAFIREDMRREGTRTVDLHALVDSVAADLADLGHELAAPDSGRVLVACRPVALRRAFRNLLENAGAHGVRATARLADDGGRAYAWSSRTKGPASRSRSGAGVRALRAARRVAEPRHRRRGPGPCHRPDHHPRPRRGYPAGEPRRRRIEGHGRAARRRRLIARPRGVRDRPRFHRPACHRHPRRFRQRPAPQP
- a CDS encoding toll/interleukin-1 receptor domain-containing protein, which translates into the protein MRNRTPPKVFMSYSHDSVRHKEWVRGLAEHLCKAGIDPILDQWDLAPGQDIVAFMSDGISSSNRVILVCTKDYVAKSNSRSSGVGYEDMMISAVLSNSTDTKKFLPIIRDNPDSDLPQRLGSRRYIDFSEDSDYTTKLDELMREVLGKPAIVKPRIGGSPFEEPPTHQPAPTIASRPVEELLSGDEDVVRERCRVLCAALHDHVDGRLYEIRVDHERRYALPNSLYDWHLDDSLLVLLRASGEAVTYLIEYGYLSRGDDFIQLTARGWETKRLRQVHSLLRKDVFEDPLEFPWYRAWRRKGEELKARQARRQ
- a CDS encoding transferrin-binding protein-like solute binding protein, yielding MSKVPNFHLINACWIVGLALLLTACSSNSGIKRERDAAQEALKASEAAKMKAEADLKAAQDELTKARQALAAAKMKAETDTQAAQDELTKAQQALAAAKMKAETDAQAAQDELAKAQQALAAAKVKADTDAATAGEELRQAMQDLEDAKAKLAEALAMIPQGSGFTSRLVMDLNNHEAEVKDEIADRVASAATRDVVSSTESEYGEYASNTGVTLSTLNSSEQTRSNVVLSARYVGEDLVFEHVRGAREPTFNTAEDPAAGGYNLAISPDSGFPWKGAEYYIPVTSSARRWRHVFFSDIEGNDDADYLALGYWVSVRNVDDPEDQRSPFVGAAASGNDPYEVGNVGSLQGQATYTGDAAGMYAKAGTEPRLQDFTADVQLTADFDDNEIYGAVSNARDVATGAQVFEGLALQAADLQTEGAAFFRGYTKSVISGQYASGDWGGQFYGNSSDQPPSSVAGTFGARTQDRSESLFGVFGAHRQ
- a CDS encoding GIY-YIG nuclease family protein, with the protein product MLIRAYGLHWKRDDVFWGKQKNPGRLLGKAQKRKADVDFRDQRGIYALYDDRYNLVYVGQAGKATRETPKPKMLFDRLKDHRSDNLAERWTIFSWFGTRGVQDDNSLSPLRDEIGSNPQTVLDHMEGLILATADPPKNLRGPNFGGAVRYEQTRDQKLPPTWEEKFEEFFSRMVQEIAPVAK
- a CDS encoding response regulator, with the protein product MVDDHRDIREPRARYLEEHAVRVTAAGSSAAARRALQAAAVDLVVLDIMMPGEDGLELCRRLRATTRIPVILLTAMAEDTDRIVSLEVGADDYVTKPFNLRELLARIKAVLRRTQSLPPGREPRSAETYRFDRWSLDPGGRELVDEAGVVTPLSTGEFRLLTALLERPGMVLSRDQLLDLTRGRGAAPFDRAVDNKVSRLRRKLERDPANPKLIATVWGSGYRFAGKVERE